A stretch of Buteo buteo chromosome 9, bButBut1.hap1.1, whole genome shotgun sequence DNA encodes these proteins:
- the TMEM200A gene encoding transmembrane protein 200A, with the protein MIATGGVITGLAALKRQDSARSQQHVNLATAPASEEKKPVKRRPRADVVIVRGKIRLYSPSGFFLVLGVLIAFFGIAMAILGYWPQKEQLLGSEDNLAVNETQVLRSQGSILLRFFEQHVHSDKMKMLGPFTMGIGIFIFICANAILHENRDKETKIIHMRDIYSTVIDIHTLRIKEQKQLSGAFTGLLGEGELRHSGSSCASRLAANTVAPFSGFKSNFRMDSSAEEGEITLNEDRTTGSLLPPLLTEQSGSLFGLYPHSSKASDDKTTSSMKCETKSIVSSSISAFTLPVIKLNNCVIDEPSIDNITEDSEITRSRSRNLSMDSLAIPLTDTNESYRPTATMLPRHNSFVDTPSDQFKSSMTLGPSTGKLLSPGAARKQFGSNTSLHLLSSHSKSLDLDRGPSTLTVQAEQRKHPSWPRLDRSNSKGYMKLENKEDPMDRLLVPQAAVKKDFTNKEKLLMISRSHNNLSFEHDEFLSNNLKRGTSETRF; encoded by the coding sequence ATGATAGCAACCGGAGGAGTCATAACAGGACTGGCTGCCTTAAAAAGGCAAGACTCTGCCAGATCTCAGCAACATGTAAATCTTGCCACAGCACCAGCTTCTGAGGAGAAGAAACCAGTTAAACGCCGGCCCAGGGCAGATGTAGTAATTGTCAGGGGCAAAATCCGTCTCTATTCTCCATCAGGATTCTTCCTTGTTTTGGGAGTGCTTATCGCATTCTTTGGAATTGCAATGGCCATCCTTGGATACTGGCCCCAAAAGGAACAGCTTTTAGGATCTGAAGATAATCTAGCTGTAAATGAAACCCAGGTCCTGAGAAGCCAAGGAAGCATTTTACTTCGTTTCTTTGAACAGCATGTGCACTCAGATAAGATGAAAATGCTGGGCCCTTTTACTATGGGCATTggaatctttatttttatttgtgcaaATGCCATTCTGCATGAAAACCGtgacaaggaaacaaaaatcatACACATGAGAGACATATACTCCACTGTAATAGACATCCACACCCTGAGGATTAAGGAACAAAAGCAGCTGAGTGGTGCCTTCACTGGCTTGTTGGGGGAAGGAGAACTCAGGCACAGCGGGAGCTCATGTGCATCGCGGCTGGCTGCGAACACGGTTGCACCTTTCTCTGGCTTCAAGAGTAATTTTAGAATGGATAGTTCTGCTGAGGAAGGTGAGATTACCCTAAATGAAGATAGGACCACTGGTAGCCTCCTGCCACCTCTGCTGACTGAGCAATCTGGTTCACTCTTTGGACTTTACCCTCACTCCAGCAAGGCTTCAGATGACAAAACCACTAGCTCTATGAAGTGTGAAACAAAATCCATTGTATCATCTTCCATTAGTGCTTTCACACTGCCAGTAATTAAACTGAATAACTGTGTTATTGATGAGCCCAGTATAGACAACATAACTGAGGACTCAGAGATCACTAGGAGTCGGTCTAGAAATCTGTCGATGGATTCTCTGGCCATTCCACTAACTGATACTAATGAATCCTACAGACCGACTGCTACCATGCTGCCGCGACACAATTCATTTGTGGACACTCCATCTGATCAGTTCAAATCTTCTATGACTCTCGGACCAAGCACAGGAAAGCTTTTATCCCCTGGCGCTGCCAGGAAACAGTTTGGGTCCAACACATCTTTGCATCTTCTGTCTTCACATTCAAAGTCCCTGGACTTGGACAGGGGTCCGTCTACGCTCACTGTCCAAGCTGAACAAAGGAAACACCCCAGCTGGCCCAGACTGGATCGGAGCAACAGTAAAGGGTATATGAAACTAGAAAACAAGGAGGACCCAATGGATAGGTTACTTGTGCCACAAGCAGCAGTCAAGAAAGACTTTACTAATAAGGAAAAGCTTCTTATGATATCAAGATCTCATAATAATTTGAGTTTTGAACATGATGAGTTTTTGAGTAACAACCTGAAGCGAGGAACTTCTGAAACaagattttaa